From the genome of Bifidobacterium asteroides, one region includes:
- a CDS encoding AEC family transporter, with amino-acid sequence MPGLLSAMEGFFIIGVVIAVGYVAARFDVGGPTAQLVLNKYSFFVSTPCLMFAILSKQKLSIIFHPSIIVAFLSAAAVGLLFVALNAASFHLPAAEATIGALDSLYLNSNNIGLPVATYILGNPSLVAPILVMQQALFTPIGLTVLDATTSGKLSVKTILKQPLKQPILIGSIGGIVVSAISAQAGRFIIPDFVYKPIDMIGQSAVPMILMAFGMSLRGSRPMGRGADRRATLCAVILKNLVMPIIAYLLARFMMGFSGAELYGCVVLAALPTGQNVYNYAARYEVGTTFARDGILLSTISSPVVIALVALLLS; translated from the coding sequence GTGCCTGGACTGCTCAGTGCCATGGAGGGGTTCTTCATCATCGGTGTGGTCATAGCCGTGGGTTATGTGGCCGCCCGCTTCGATGTTGGCGGTCCCACGGCCCAGCTGGTGCTCAACAAATACTCATTCTTTGTGTCAACGCCCTGCCTGATGTTCGCCATCCTCTCCAAGCAGAAGCTGTCGATTATCTTCCACCCCAGCATCATCGTGGCTTTCCTGTCGGCGGCGGCTGTGGGACTGCTCTTCGTGGCCCTGAACGCAGCCAGCTTCCACCTGCCGGCTGCAGAAGCCACCATCGGCGCCCTGGACTCCCTCTATTTGAACTCCAACAACATCGGGCTGCCTGTAGCCACCTATATTCTGGGCAATCCCTCACTGGTGGCACCCATCCTGGTCATGCAGCAAGCCCTGTTCACCCCAATCGGGCTGACCGTCCTGGACGCGACCACCTCTGGCAAGCTCTCGGTCAAAACCATACTCAAGCAGCCCCTGAAGCAGCCCATCCTCATCGGCTCCATAGGCGGCATAGTGGTCTCAGCCATCAGCGCCCAAGCCGGTCGTTTCATCATCCCCGACTTCGTCTACAAGCCCATCGACATGATCGGACAGTCGGCCGTGCCCATGATCCTCATGGCCTTTGGCATGTCACTGCGGGGTTCACGGCCCATGGGCCGGGGCGCCGACCGTCGTGCCACCCTCTGCGCGGTGATCCTGAAGAATCTGGTCATGCCCATAATCGCCTACCTGCTGGCCCGGTTCATGATGGGCTTCAGCGGAGCGGAACTGTACGGGTGTGTGGTTCTTGCGGCCCTGCCTACAGGCCAGAACGTCTACAACTACGCGGCCCGCTACGAGGTGGGAACCACCTTCGCCAGGGACGGCATCCTGCTGAGCACGATCAGCTCGCCCGTGGTCATCGCCTTGGTTGCACTGCTCCTGAGCTGA
- a CDS encoding Rid family detoxifying hydrolase produces MEDGPEEIGTPYAPRALGAYSQAVKAGGFVFVSGQLGIDPDTGELVEGTAADQATQALKNVKNILDAAGTGMEKVVKATILMRRVEDFTQVDQAYSQVFIGSVRPARVAFGGADIPKGALVEIEVVALA; encoded by the coding sequence ATGGAAGACGGACCGGAAGAGATCGGCACGCCATATGCGCCCCGGGCCTTGGGGGCTTACAGCCAGGCTGTGAAGGCCGGGGGCTTTGTCTTTGTCTCCGGACAGCTGGGCATCGACCCGGACACCGGCGAGCTGGTGGAGGGCACTGCGGCTGACCAAGCCACCCAGGCCCTGAAGAACGTCAAGAACATCCTGGATGCAGCCGGCACCGGCATGGAGAAGGTGGTCAAGGCCACCATTCTTATGCGGCGGGTGGAGGATTTCACCCAGGTGGACCAGGCCTACTCCCAGGTTTTCATCGGCTCGGTGCGGCCGGCCCGCGTGGCTTTTGGCGGTGCGGACATCCCTAAAGGGGCCCTGGTCGAGATCGAGGTCGTGGCTCTGGCCTGA
- the argS gene encoding arginine--tRNA ligase has product MSPEALARIISSTAVQMAQSGRLGSLEPDMVPDADHLAVMRPKDRSHGDWSTNIAMQLAKKAGMRPAELGQALAEALREAEGIAQVDVAGPGFINITLDSASAAAVVDAVLEAGPAYGSNDHLNGRTLNLEFVSANPTGPIHIGGTRWAAVGDSMARVLEANGAKVVREYYFNDHGTQIDRFSRSLVAAAHGEPVPADGYKGSYIDEIASRVVKEAADEGQDILAMPRVRDEDGAEGDSPQREAFRTRAVPMMFAEIQQSMRDFRVNFDVWFHENSLYESGQVDRAIDELRAKGDIFEKDGATWFRSTTYGDDKDRVIIKSDGHAAYVAADIAYYLDKRRRAKDPCDEAIYMLGADHHGYIGRMMAICAAFGDTPGVNMQILIGQMVNVIKDGQAVRMSKRAGNVVTIDDLVDAVGVDAARYSLARTDYNQSVDIDLDLLASHTNDNPVYYVQYAHARSRNVDRNAAQAGIDRSGADLSLLDTAADNDVLGVLALYPNVVQTAGDQKAPHRVAHYLEQLAGVYHRWYNLERVVPMEPTGRADLDKDEDRNPQPARAAARLRLNDAVQQVIANGLGLLGVQAPDRM; this is encoded by the coding sequence ATGAGTCCTGAAGCACTTGCCCGTATCATCTCTTCGACCGCCGTCCAGATGGCCCAGTCAGGCCGCCTGGGAAGCCTGGAGCCCGACATGGTTCCTGACGCCGACCATCTGGCGGTCATGCGCCCCAAGGACCGTTCCCACGGGGACTGGTCCACCAACATCGCCATGCAGCTGGCCAAGAAGGCTGGCATGAGGCCTGCCGAACTGGGTCAGGCTCTGGCTGAGGCACTGCGAGAGGCCGAGGGGATCGCCCAGGTGGATGTGGCCGGGCCCGGCTTCATCAACATAACCCTGGATTCGGCTTCGGCGGCCGCTGTGGTCGATGCAGTCCTGGAGGCGGGCCCAGCCTATGGGAGCAACGATCACCTGAACGGGCGCACGCTCAATCTGGAATTCGTCTCGGCCAACCCCACGGGTCCCATCCATATCGGCGGCACGCGGTGGGCGGCTGTGGGCGACTCCATGGCCCGTGTCCTGGAGGCCAATGGAGCCAAGGTGGTCAGGGAGTACTACTTCAACGACCATGGCACGCAGATCGACCGCTTCTCCCGCTCGCTGGTGGCGGCGGCCCACGGCGAACCTGTGCCTGCTGACGGCTACAAGGGTTCGTATATTGACGAGATTGCCTCTCGAGTGGTCAAGGAGGCTGCCGACGAAGGGCAGGACATCCTGGCCATGCCCAGAGTGCGCGACGAGGACGGTGCCGAGGGTGACAGCCCCCAGCGCGAGGCCTTCCGCACCCGGGCTGTGCCCATGATGTTCGCCGAAATCCAGCAGTCCATGCGCGACTTCCGGGTCAATTTCGATGTCTGGTTTCATGAGAACAGCCTGTATGAGTCCGGCCAGGTGGACCGGGCCATTGACGAGCTGCGGGCCAAGGGCGACATTTTCGAGAAGGACGGGGCCACCTGGTTCCGCTCCACTACCTACGGCGACGACAAGGACCGGGTGATCATCAAGTCCGACGGCCACGCAGCCTATGTGGCGGCCGACATCGCATACTACCTGGACAAGCGGCGCAGGGCCAAGGATCCCTGCGATGAAGCCATTTACATGCTGGGTGCCGACCATCACGGCTACATCGGCAGGATGATGGCCATCTGCGCGGCCTTCGGTGATACTCCAGGCGTGAACATGCAGATCTTGATCGGCCAGATGGTCAACGTCATCAAGGATGGTCAGGCCGTGCGCATGAGCAAGCGGGCAGGCAACGTGGTCACCATCGACGACCTGGTGGATGCCGTGGGCGTGGATGCTGCCCGGTATTCCCTGGCCCGCACCGACTACAACCAGAGCGTGGACATCGACTTGGACCTGCTGGCCTCGCACACCAACGACAACCCCGTCTACTACGTGCAGTACGCACACGCCCGCTCCAGGAATGTGGATCGGAACGCAGCCCAGGCGGGCATCGACCGGTCCGGGGCCGATCTGTCGCTGCTGGACACTGCCGCCGACAATGATGTCCTGGGCGTCCTGGCCCTTTATCCCAATGTGGTTCAGACTGCCGGCGATCAGAAGGCGCCCCATCGGGTGGCCCACTACCTGGAGCAGCTGGCTGGGGTCTATCACCGTTGGTACAACCTGGAGCGCGTGGTGCCCATGGAGCCTACTGGCCGCGCGGATTTGGACAAGGATGAGGACAGGAACCCGCAGCCAGCTCGTGCGGCGGCGCGTCTGCGGCTCAATGACGCCGTGCAGCAGGTCATCGCCAATGGTCTGGGTCTGCTGGGCGTCCAGGCCCCGGACCGTATGTAA
- a CDS encoding Maf family nucleotide pyrophosphatase, whose product MNVEDRHIPLILASSSPSRHRLLIQAGIDPIIRPSKVDEPAVLAKRARKLGCRPDDLDVRERVSVLAEAKASAVQGTMDAVKDAERRSRGDLVTFRPLRQNDPDASSKDPMGQVIGSWGGMFGAGRGPLLLGCDSLFSMDGAVRGKPHQPERALKRLMAMRGRTGTLVTGHCLIDLATGRRARAVSSAQVTFGDYDRASMQAYTATGEPLEVAGSFTLEGLGSAFIQCIQGDPSGVMGLSMPTLRALAQELGVSWPDLWARRVLPKRQGADGSTRGPEGLVAPVENVHQPGDGWVNCACGKRHWGLNGAAGVLLARLDARTGAPVSVLLQHRARWSAEGGTWGVPGGAISDGENPLEGGLRESYEEANIRPEDIQVVGSYLEDHGPWGYTTILAFERPGHQVEPRMNDDESIALEWVDLDKVTGLPLLKAFGRDWPHFRQRLETLAAEG is encoded by the coding sequence GTGAACGTTGAAGACAGGCATATCCCGCTCATCCTGGCCTCATCCTCTCCCTCCAGGCATCGGCTCCTGATCCAGGCGGGCATTGACCCCATCATCCGACCCTCAAAGGTGGATGAGCCGGCTGTGCTGGCGAAACGGGCTCGTAAACTGGGTTGTCGCCCGGATGACCTGGATGTGCGCGAACGGGTCAGCGTCTTGGCTGAGGCCAAGGCTTCGGCTGTCCAAGGCACCATGGATGCCGTCAAGGATGCCGAGAGGCGCTCGCGGGGCGATCTGGTCACGTTCAGGCCTCTGAGACAGAATGATCCGGATGCATCCTCCAAGGATCCCATGGGCCAGGTCATCGGGTCCTGGGGCGGGATGTTCGGCGCCGGACGCGGACCTCTCCTGTTGGGGTGTGACTCGCTTTTCAGCATGGACGGCGCCGTCAGGGGCAAGCCTCACCAGCCGGAGCGTGCTCTAAAGCGGCTGATGGCCATGCGTGGCCGAACCGGCACCCTGGTCACCGGCCACTGTCTGATTGATCTGGCCACCGGCCGACGGGCCCGAGCGGTCAGCAGCGCTCAAGTGACCTTCGGAGACTATGACCGGGCATCCATGCAGGCCTATACAGCCACCGGCGAGCCCCTTGAGGTGGCCGGATCCTTCACCCTGGAAGGGTTGGGCAGCGCCTTCATCCAATGCATCCAGGGCGATCCCAGCGGGGTGATGGGATTGAGCATGCCCACTCTGCGCGCCCTGGCCCAAGAGCTGGGTGTCTCCTGGCCTGACCTGTGGGCCCGAAGGGTCCTGCCCAAGCGGCAGGGGGCAGACGGATCGACGCGTGGTCCTGAAGGCCTGGTCGCCCCCGTGGAAAACGTCCATCAGCCTGGCGATGGATGGGTGAACTGCGCCTGCGGCAAGCGGCACTGGGGGCTCAACGGGGCTGCCGGAGTCTTGCTGGCCCGGCTCGATGCCCGCACGGGTGCGCCGGTCAGCGTGCTTCTGCAGCACCGGGCCCGCTGGAGCGCCGAAGGAGGCACCTGGGGTGTGCCTGGCGGTGCCATCTCCGACGGGGAGAATCCCCTGGAGGGCGGCCTGCGCGAGAGCTATGAGGAGGCCAACATCCGCCCGGAGGACATTCAGGTTGTGGGCTCCTACCTGGAGGACCACGGCCCCTGGGGCTACACGACCATCCTGGCTTTCGAGCGTCCCGGCCACCAGGTAGAGCCTCGCATGAATGACGATGAGAGCATTGCCCTGGAATGGGTGGATCTGGACAAGGTCACCGGCCTGCCCCTTCTGAAGGCCTTCGGACGGGACTGGCCGCACTTCCGGCAACGCTTGGAGACCCTGGCGGCCGAAGGCTGA
- the thrB gene encoding homoserine kinase: protein MAAAVEGPSTVRVRVPATSANLGSGFDAVGLALDYHDEIVFTRSVDTGDTTAYVVIKGEGERALPRDETHLVVSAFRRACQVFGLPRFGFIMRAVNRIPQARGLGSSAEAIVAGIAAAAAFAHAGSLRRDAVFALAAQIEGHPDNVAPAVYGGLTVSYDLATGEGVGSLPIAGGAPLEGGYHTLRYKVAPAVKATVFVPGAHLSTQKARQALPKQVPYADAVHNLSRAALIPGALNPGSLDDLGTDAAQQAAKANALLFVATQDRLHQPYRAGLMPSSTKLLQLLRRQGYAAAVSGAGPCIIVLHYGDADNELRTLAKDYLDSGRWRILSLDVDRKGVQVERDQEGNRER from the coding sequence ATGGCCGCAGCCGTTGAGGGCCCGTCTACTGTTCGGGTGCGTGTGCCAGCCACCAGCGCCAACTTGGGCTCAGGTTTCGATGCGGTCGGCCTGGCGCTGGACTACCATGACGAGATCGTCTTCACCCGTTCCGTGGACACGGGCGACACCACCGCCTATGTGGTCATCAAGGGGGAGGGGGAGCGGGCCCTGCCCCGAGATGAGACCCATTTGGTCGTCTCCGCTTTCAGGCGGGCCTGCCAGGTCTTCGGGCTGCCAAGGTTCGGCTTCATCATGCGCGCCGTCAACCGCATCCCCCAGGCCAGGGGTTTGGGATCCAGCGCCGAGGCCATCGTGGCCGGGATCGCTGCGGCTGCGGCCTTCGCCCATGCCGGTTCCCTGCGCCGTGATGCCGTCTTTGCGCTGGCTGCCCAGATCGAGGGGCATCCCGACAACGTGGCGCCAGCTGTCTACGGGGGGCTGACCGTCTCCTATGATCTGGCCACGGGCGAGGGGGTGGGTTCCCTGCCCATCGCCGGGGGCGCGCCCTTGGAGGGCGGCTACCACACCCTGCGCTACAAGGTGGCCCCAGCCGTCAAAGCCACGGTTTTTGTTCCCGGCGCCCATCTGTCTACACAGAAGGCCCGACAGGCCCTGCCCAAACAGGTGCCTTATGCGGATGCCGTTCACAACCTGTCACGGGCTGCCCTGATTCCCGGCGCTCTGAACCCTGGGTCACTGGATGACTTGGGAACTGACGCAGCCCAACAGGCCGCAAAGGCCAATGCGCTGCTCTTCGTAGCCACCCAGGACCGGCTCCATCAGCCATACCGGGCCGGGCTCATGCCCTCCTCAACCAAGCTACTGCAGCTCCTGCGTCGTCAGGGTTATGCGGCGGCGGTCTCTGGAGCCGGGCCCTGCATTATCGTCCTGCATTACGGGGATGCTGACAATGAGCTGCGGACCCTTGCCAAGGACTATTTGGATTCCGGCCGTTGGCGGATCCTATCCTTGGACGTTGATCGCAAGGGGGTCCAGGTGGAACGGGATCAGGAAGGCAATCGTGAACGTTGA
- a CDS encoding homoserine dehydrogenase, whose amino-acid sequence MPKNAQQQEALRPIRIALLGAGTVGSQTARLLVEQSQDLASRVGRPLELVGIAVLNPDKVKADWIDPSLLTTDSADLVTRADIVIELIGGIEPARTLLLKAIESGASVVTANKALLAQHGPELYQAAEKRGVDIYFEAAVGGAIPIVRPLRESLVGDVITSLVGIVNGTTNYILDEMTTKGLQFDQALRDAQDKGFAEADPTADVDGLDAAAKAAIMATLAFHTDVRLDDVPVEGIRAITADDIAAARTEHRVIKLLAVAERSKQGISARVYPALIPDSHPLASVHGSFNAVFVTAKAADDLMFYGRGAGGAPTASAVVGDVVTEARHIFQHGMGPRVPMYANIPMAPLNSSRAAFAVRFLIHDKPGVLAAIAQVFSEAGISINGVNQDIKPTLHDPGYSGEIQQLRVVTHLCDEVTLRRVVERISAFDSVTGQASILRVFDRQAQ is encoded by the coding sequence ATGCCCAAGAATGCGCAACAGCAGGAGGCCCTCAGGCCTATCCGCATAGCACTTCTAGGGGCAGGGACCGTGGGTTCCCAGACCGCTCGCCTCCTGGTGGAGCAGAGCCAGGACCTGGCCAGCCGAGTGGGTCGTCCCCTGGAGTTGGTGGGTATCGCTGTCCTCAATCCTGACAAGGTCAAGGCTGATTGGATTGATCCGTCCCTGCTGACCACAGACTCAGCGGACTTGGTCACCCGGGCGGACATCGTCATCGAGCTGATCGGCGGCATTGAGCCGGCCCGCACCCTGCTGCTCAAGGCCATCGAGTCTGGCGCCAGCGTGGTCACCGCCAACAAGGCCCTGCTTGCCCAGCACGGCCCTGAGCTCTACCAGGCTGCCGAGAAGCGGGGCGTCGACATCTACTTCGAGGCGGCCGTGGGCGGGGCCATCCCCATTGTGCGGCCCTTGCGCGAGTCCTTGGTGGGCGACGTCATCACCAGCCTGGTGGGCATCGTCAACGGGACCACCAACTACATTCTGGATGAGATGACCACCAAGGGTCTTCAATTCGATCAGGCCTTGCGCGATGCCCAGGACAAGGGCTTTGCTGAGGCGGACCCCACTGCCGATGTGGACGGGCTGGATGCAGCCGCCAAGGCTGCCATCATGGCCACGCTGGCCTTCCACACCGATGTGCGCCTGGATGATGTTCCCGTGGAGGGTATCCGCGCCATCACCGCTGACGATATCGCAGCCGCACGGACCGAGCACCGGGTCATCAAGCTTCTGGCCGTGGCCGAACGCAGCAAACAGGGCATCTCCGCCCGGGTCTACCCGGCGTTGATCCCCGACAGCCACCCTCTGGCCTCGGTCCATGGCAGTTTCAACGCGGTCTTCGTCACCGCCAAGGCCGCTGACGACCTCATGTTCTATGGTCGGGGTGCCGGCGGGGCGCCCACGGCATCAGCGGTTGTGGGGGACGTAGTCACCGAGGCTCGCCACATATTCCAGCATGGCATGGGCCCGCGGGTTCCCATGTACGCGAATATCCCCATGGCTCCGTTGAATTCATCCCGTGCCGCCTTCGCCGTCCGTTTTCTGATTCACGACAAGCCCGGCGTGCTGGCGGCCATCGCCCAGGTCTTTTCCGAGGCGGGCATCTCCATCAATGGAGTCAACCAGGACATCAAGCCCACCCTGCATGACCCGGGCTACAGCGGCGAAATACAGCAACTGCGCGTGGTCACGCACCTGTGCGACGAGGTGACTCTGCGGCGGGTGGTCGAACGGATCTCCGCCTTCGACTCGGTCACCGGGCAGGCGTCCATCCTGCGCGTCTTCGATCGGCAGGCCCAATGA
- the dapE gene encoding succinyl-diaminopimelate desuccinylase, with amino-acid sequence MAKNVQTDIDLLSGVRGAEPAQALARILESMTALPSVSGQEGPLADAVQRALSSRADLLVRRLGDTVVASTQLGRPHRIVLAGHLDTVPVDGNLPPRWLEPGPPDIRADLAAAHPGSRVLYGRGTADMKASDAVFLHLALTLQEPVYDLTFVFYDHEEVQADLNGLGRVVAAHPDWVRGDFAIIGEPTDCAIEAGCNGTMRFDLITHGTTAHSARAWMGSNAIHAAAPILDRLEQYRPATVRVDGLDYREGLNATMIEGGLGTNVIPDRCRVHVNYRFAPDKSLAQAKELMMGQGTGAELGNGEHMALGGVFQGFSVRMCDESPAARPGLDSPWARSLADLVARTTGHQPRAKLGWTDVARFSALGLPAVNLGAGNPLLAHKADEQAPLDDLVRLESVLVEWLNGPGGR; translated from the coding sequence ATGGCCAAGAACGTACAGACGGATATTGATCTTCTCTCCGGCGTCCGAGGGGCCGAACCTGCCCAGGCCCTGGCAAGGATACTGGAGTCCATGACCGCCCTGCCCTCGGTCAGCGGTCAGGAGGGCCCCCTGGCCGATGCCGTCCAAAGGGCCCTGTCCTCACGGGCTGATCTCTTGGTCCGACGGCTGGGCGACACGGTGGTGGCCTCCACACAGCTGGGTCGTCCCCACCGTATCGTCCTTGCCGGGCATCTGGACACCGTGCCTGTGGATGGGAACCTGCCCCCGCGCTGGCTGGAGCCCGGCCCTCCGGACATCCGCGCTGACCTGGCCGCCGCCCACCCCGGTTCCCGGGTGCTGTACGGCCGGGGCACCGCCGACATGAAGGCCTCGGATGCCGTCTTCCTCCACCTTGCGCTCACTCTGCAGGAGCCGGTCTATGACCTGACCTTCGTCTTCTACGACCATGAGGAGGTTCAGGCCGATCTGAACGGGCTGGGCCGGGTGGTGGCTGCCCATCCTGACTGGGTACGCGGGGATTTCGCCATCATCGGCGAGCCCACTGACTGTGCCATCGAGGCCGGCTGCAACGGAACCATGCGTTTCGATCTGATCACCCACGGCACGACGGCCCACTCCGCCCGGGCCTGGATGGGCAGCAATGCCATCCACGCTGCCGCGCCCATTCTGGACCGACTGGAGCAGTACCGTCCGGCCACGGTGCGGGTGGACGGCCTGGACTATCGGGAGGGGCTCAACGCCACCATGATCGAGGGCGGCCTGGGCACCAACGTCATTCCCGACCGCTGCCGGGTGCACGTCAACTACCGGTTTGCACCCGACAAGAGTCTGGCCCAGGCCAAGGAGCTGATGATGGGTCAGGGGACGGGCGCTGAGCTGGGCAATGGCGAGCATATGGCTCTGGGCGGGGTCTTCCAGGGATTCTCGGTGCGCATGTGCGATGAATCGCCCGCCGCCCGTCCAGGCCTTGATTCGCCTTGGGCGCGTTCGTTGGCGGACCTGGTCGCCCGGACCACGGGCCATCAGCCTCGCGCCAAGCTGGGGTGGACCGATGTGGCGCGGTTTTCAGCCCTTGGCCTACCAGCCGTCAACCTGGGTGCAGGAAACCCCTTACTGGCCCACAAGGCCGACGAACAGGCGCCCCTGGATGACCTGGTTCGGCTGGAGTCGGTACTGGTCGAGTGGCTCAATGGACCTGGAGGCCGCTGA
- a CDS encoding diaminopimelate decarboxylase, giving the protein METGMCGLGPEGFWPGALKRDSQGMLTIHGCSMGDLSKLYGTPIYLMDTAMMAERASAFRQAVLRDLGGATTRVSYAGKAFLSKETVRIMLRQGLDIDTCSLGEMLIARAAGAPGRRLVLHGNNKSDQEIDLAVREGYRAIVIDAPDEPVRIAAAARAQGRRAKVMLRVTVGVHAGGHEYISTAHEDQKFGIPLLPQGTDVGLLDLGPEPGSSERAGAAISAATKGNGSSAPGDSVLSPSSSALYSVADGTAEPADPARIKAMSVLADGPAIAMLKEIRSHERELELVGIHTHIGSQIHDSSAFIEAARRMMLLRHTFWATDGYLMPEVDLGGGFSVPYTPDEDRMDLDQTLTSLGADMVAINRRLGMPMPVIAFEPGRWIVAPCGMSLYRVGTVKPVPLSDGSVRTYVSVDGGMSDNIRPALYGAEYTAVLANRHGSGDRIQVRVVGKHCESGDILVQDVPLPADIRRGDLLLVPVTGAYGRTMASNYNQALIPPVVGLDQSGAHLMMRRQTMDDLLALDQG; this is encoded by the coding sequence ATGGAAACAGGGATGTGCGGGCTGGGGCCCGAAGGGTTCTGGCCCGGAGCTCTGAAGCGGGACAGCCAGGGCATGCTGACCATACACGGGTGCTCCATGGGTGATCTGTCCAAGCTCTACGGCACTCCCATCTATTTGATGGACACCGCGATGATGGCGGAACGGGCCTCGGCCTTCCGCCAGGCGGTTCTGCGCGACCTGGGTGGTGCGACCACCAGGGTCAGCTACGCCGGCAAGGCCTTCCTCAGCAAGGAGACCGTGCGAATCATGCTGCGCCAGGGGCTGGATATCGACACCTGCTCCCTGGGCGAGATGCTGATCGCTCGTGCTGCCGGCGCACCTGGCCGCCGCCTGGTCCTGCACGGCAACAACAAGTCCGATCAAGAGATCGACCTGGCTGTAAGGGAGGGCTACAGGGCCATCGTCATCGATGCGCCTGACGAGCCTGTCCGGATTGCCGCTGCTGCAAGGGCCCAGGGGCGTCGCGCCAAGGTCATGCTCCGGGTGACTGTGGGCGTGCATGCCGGCGGTCACGAATATATTTCCACTGCCCACGAGGATCAGAAGTTCGGCATCCCCTTGTTGCCCCAGGGCACCGACGTAGGCCTGCTGGACCTTGGGCCTGAGCCTGGTTCCTCCGAACGGGCTGGGGCAGCGATTTCGGCGGCCACGAAAGGGAACGGCTCCTCGGCTCCTGGCGATTCCGTGCTCTCGCCCTCCTCTTCAGCCCTGTATTCGGTTGCCGACGGGACCGCTGAACCGGCTGATCCCGCCCGGATCAAGGCCATGTCCGTCTTGGCTGACGGACCGGCCATCGCGATGCTCAAGGAGATTCGCTCCCACGAGCGGGAACTGGAACTGGTGGGCATCCATACTCATATCGGGTCCCAGATCCATGATTCCTCGGCCTTCATCGAGGCCGCCCGGCGCATGATGCTGCTGCGGCACACCTTCTGGGCCACCGACGGATACCTGATGCCCGAGGTGGATCTGGGGGGAGGCTTCTCCGTGCCCTACACTCCGGATGAGGATCGAATGGATCTGGACCAGACCCTGACCAGTCTGGGAGCCGACATGGTCGCCATCAACCGTCGTCTGGGCATGCCCATGCCAGTCATTGCCTTCGAGCCCGGCCGCTGGATTGTGGCACCCTGCGGCATGAGCCTGTACCGGGTGGGCACCGTCAAGCCCGTCCCCCTGTCTGACGGAAGCGTGCGCACCTACGTTTCAGTTGACGGAGGCATGAGCGACAACATCCGTCCGGCCCTCTACGGGGCCGAATACACCGCTGTCCTGGCCAACAGGCATGGCAGCGGGGACCGGATCCAGGTCCGTGTGGTGGGCAAGCACTGTGAATCGGGGGACATCCTGGTGCAGGATGTGCCTCTGCCGGCGGACATCCGCCGGGGTGACCTGCTCCTGGTGCCGGTGACCGGCGCCTACGGGCGAACCATGGCCAGCAACTACAACCAGGCCCTGATCCCTCCTGTGGTGGGCCTGGACCAGTCCGGCGCCCATCTGATGATGCGGCGGCAAACCATGGATGACCTGCTGGCCTTGGACCAAGGATGA